TCATGTACAATGTAGATGGACTAATTTAGAGAGTTTAGCATGCGTGAaactaggcatggtggcaaatacctgtaattccagcagcttaggaggctgagataaaaggatcacaaattccagtccagccttggcaacttagtgagacccttctcaaaatatagaaatgaaaaagagctggggatatagctcagcagtagagtacctctgggttcaacctctactatgggggggggggttgacgTGTGTGAGAGGGGCACAGATGGGGAGACAATGGGATTGTAGAGAGAGAAAGCCTGTGAAGTTACCTAGATTTAGTTTGAGAGACCAGCATACATGCCACCAGAGAGCTTGGAGCCACTTAAATGACTAAAGCAGCCATTGACATGGTCaattctgtgttttaacaagAAAGTTCTGAGGGTAGAAAAGGTGGAGTATAGGGATTAGAGTTAGTTAGGTTCTTTGTGGCCCATGACTGTTATAATTTCTGCTAAAATAAATTGTGCCTTTCTAGTAATGAACTGCTCTGAATTCCGAAAGTATTGGGTAAGTTAGTCCCAAATGGGATGCAGCAGCCAGAGGGTAGTAGCTGAGCTGCCCAGTAATTAGGGACTCCCTGTTTCTTTCCTGAACTGCGGAATCCTAGCAATCAAGCAAGCCCTTCATTCAACCTTCTAGGGTTAGCAGCGCTTATTTTGGAAATAAGATGGTCATGGTCCAGGAAAAGAGCTCAAAAGAGCCAAGAGCACAAGTCATTCTCAATCTCCCCTTGTGAACAATCAGTCTTCTGTGCTGGGTGGGATTTCCAACTCAGGGAAATAACTGACCAATTGTCTGGGAAGAGAAAGTGTCATAAAAGGGCTAGAGCTGACTAGGAGCCAAGGTGACGGCAGCCTAAGGCCCAGACACTCTAGGGAATCCATGAGGTGGTGGAGAGAAAAGCTGAGGGAAAGCAGAGCTACTACTGTCTGCCCAACCCAGCTTCCTCTTTTATGAGCTCATGGTCAAAGCCGGGAGGATGCCAGCAATTGAGTGAGCTTGTTTTTCCCTAACTTGGTTCTGAGTCACACATGGCATCTACCCTTCCCAGAAAACCACCGCAGGGCTCACCCTTGGCAGCAGATCAAACCCCAGTCTAACACGCGATCCCCACTGACCAGGGACAGGGAGCTGTAGGCGGGCCACCCCCAGCACCCTTCTCTGTTCCAGAGGcctctctggggaaaaaaaaaaaaaaaatcccaacctTAAAAGAAAAGGGTCTATAACAGCAGCTTCtttgaaaggaggaaggaggcatACTTAACTTTCAGGTACAGATGAGAGATGCTGCTGAATCATGgggtttcagaggagaaagagcCACCAGAGAGACTTTGGTCTAAGCCCTTCACTTTATAGATCAAGTCAACAGTAAATACAGGGTGTCTGAAAAGGCAGGACAAAAGGGAAATACTTTGTTTGTTGTACCCCACCCATAGtcatatgtctttttaaaaattttctttttctttcttttctttttatttatttattttttggggaatactgtgctgaggatggaacttaGGGTCTTGAGCACACTAGgtagcactctaccaccgagtcaatttttttattttgagacagggtcttgctaaattgcctggtATGATTATGTTTTTTGACTTGAATTGCAGTCATCCTCTCCAATGCCTACACTGGAGTCAAGTACAGAGAGCTACAAGCTGCCTTCCCTTTGATCAGCTCTAACTAAAGAGTCCTGTGTTTCAGACAGGCTGTATTGATCTAGGCACTGGAAATGGCACCAAACAAGATGAATAAAGTTCTGCTCTCGTAGAATTATAATCTGAGAAGGAAACAAGCCAGAGGAAGGAGCCACAACCTTGGGTCCTGGAAGCTAGTGTATGAAGCTGGTGCTGGCAGGAGAGCAGGGGTGCTGTGTCCTTTCCCCAGCTCCCTGTTCTCTATGGCCTCCCTGTGCAGCTAGGCTGCATTGGGCTGTACCcggctgagctacatcccagtgtAGGTGGCAGTGTTACTTCTATGACCTTGCCTTGATGCTTAGGCACTCTTGACTTGCCTTTGCGTCAGGGGAAGCTGCCAGGACCTGGTCTTGACCTGGTCTTTAGCTCCTGGGAGCTAAACAAATGTCTTTAGGGGTCATTTATTAACTTGCTGCCTAAAACTCACCACCCCACCCTACCTCCGTGCCTCTGGCCAAGATTGTTCTAGCTAAACTGCGTACAAAGAGGGTGACAGGGGAAGGGTGTCTAAAATCATCTGCATTGGATGAACAAGAACTATGAATGCAGAAGTCTCTGCTCCTCTGGAATAAACAAAGAACCACAAAGCCTGCCTGagatggaaagggagggaaggggagatgaAAAGATAAATGGCCTCTCCTGGTGATCTTAGCACTGGGAGGCTGTTTTCTCATCCTGGTCTCTTGTTCCAGGGCTAGCCCACTGTGCTTGCCCCTGCTCTGAAGCAGCCCCTTTACACTAAAGGGTACCACAAGGAAAGTCCCTACTACTGCCTGGGATCAGAACACTTATGTTCTTAATCTTTGCAATCACCTAAAGGTCAATTTGCCCAGGTGTTAATTGAGGAAACAGGCTTTTACAGAAGCAACGGGTTCAATATTAAATAGTTAATAAGTAACAGCTGGATTTCCTCCAACATCACTAGATTATAATGTTCTTTTTGTTACCCCTTGTTTCCATTCAACCTCAAACCTATCTCAAGTTAACAAGTAGTTATTATCTACTATGTATCAGATATAGCTAGGAGTTTTCAAATTGTCATTTCCTGTCTCCaactcctgggttccattcctgctTCCCTTTCTCAGAAGCTCCCACTTTCAAATATCTGTCTCCCTTTCACTGTCCAGTCTGCTTCCACCCTTTCTCAGCATCTTGCTCGCCTCCATTCTGGACCTAAGGTCAGCAATGCACTCCTAGGGCTTCATCACCAGCAGTTGTTCCTGATTCAGTGGCAGATCAGCCAGGTCATATGCTGATGCTACCACAAAGATCTATTGAAAAAGGGCAGATGTGGCTCTAGAGACTCTGGGAATTATATTCGAGTGTGTttatgatggtggtggtggggggggataacagcaaaaagtaaacaaagacaggccagagatgtagctcactgatagagcacttacttagcatgcatgtgcccttgggttcagttcccagtattcTCCCccccaaaagtaaacaaatacaaACATGATTCCTCAATTgctatgaagaaaacaaacaacaggcTACGAATTTGGGAGGGTGGGGGGTCAAGACACCAatcaaaggaaggaaatgaagaaacatGATGATCTTTGGAATATGGAAAGAGACAGGAGGAGAGTTAAAAATGCCAGAGACTAAAGGCCTGTTTCTCTAGGATATGGACATTGGGAACAGATCCAGCACATGGTCTTAGCAACTGGCACTTCCTGAACTTATCTCATCTCCCCACTCTCACCCCCACACTCCCTCTTTAGCTTAGTGATTCATTGTCAACCTTTCCCTAATttcctgggtgtcagggaggagcaggagcagagcCCTGGGTAGCCAGAATGGGAATGAGATCGGGTGAGAAAAAATGATGAACAGTCTGGGTTCTCTGGGTCTTCTCTTTGTCTCACTCTGGTTCTGCCACAAGAAAAGAAGTCTCTCTGTGGCAAGAGGACAGTGAGAATAACTAGGCTGGACTGGAGGCCCAGATTCCAGATGTAGGAGGTGGTGGTGAAACAAGATCCTGACATCCCTTTCATTTCCCCTCCCTGCCTAATACCCTGCAGAAAATTTCCATCATAAACAAGTTATGCATTCCTGACTCTGGGTGCCTCCCCCTGTCCCCCACCAAAGTTTTCTTCCATCATCACTCTTTCCCCCCTCCACCCTAACTTACATCTGTGCATGAGGGTCTgtctacccccccccccatgtcATGTATGTTAGTCACTGGGTTGTGTGTGTTACCTTGGAACAAGGATCCAGACATGTGTGCAGGTGCACTGTGCTCAGGTATAAATGTAAGGGTGGTGGCAGGTGTGAAAGGCAGATGTGGGAAAAAGATATCCTTGCAGAGGAGGTGTGTTTTATGCCTGCCAGGAAGAGGTATGTCATACTGGAGGGGACTTTCATTGTTTAGACAAGAAGAGTAGGTGTAAAATGCAGCACATATAGTGTCAGGAGGCAACTGAATATACAGTAACAGTATATCTATTTAGGGACTTATTTGCCTTCCTACATGTCTTTGGTGAAAAATGCCCTTTGGTATTTCCTGCTTGACGAATGTGTCAAGAGTTATCCCAGCTTTTCTTAAGACCCTGTACATTTGTTTGGGGGATTTGGAGGAGTGTATCCATGTTATAAAAGCTAAGAGGGGCTGGGAGTGGTGGGGCAGGCCTATTAATCCCAGCAACAGGGGAGGCACAagcttgaggtcagccttagcaatttagtgaggccctgtctcaaaaataaaaaggactgggattgtagctcagtggtagaattaaaaaaaaaaaaaaaatcctggagggATCTAGTGTGTGAACGCTATATGTGCACATTTATAGCTCTGCATCATGCTGGGTCTATGGAGGACACAAAGACATGTGTAGCCGATTCTAATGGAAGAGGTCATATGTGTATCACCTTCTTCACCATGCTGAATAGGATGGTGTAAAGATCTGAACCAGTTAGATGCATTTCAAGTCCAAGGGTCAGCTCTGGTCTTTTCATCCTCTTGCTGTCATCAAGCCCCTTAGGTTCCCTTCCTCTAAAGATAACCGTGTCTTTACCAAATTCTGGTAATCTCATTCTAGGAATATCTCTTATAATCACATTTTCAGGCCCATGTTACCCTTGATCTGAGCCCTTGCAGTAGCCTCCTGTcgcctgccccagcctctcatcCTCTAGGCAATATTGTTCATCACAGTCAGTTTCCAGTTTGAACCACGAGCTTCATGGTGGAAAGTCAAACCCAGGCCCCTGGCCTGCCAGCTAAGATTTCCCCACCCTGCCAAACTTCTTTCCAGACGTTTTTATTTCCCACTACTCCTTTACAGGAAACTTACTCTGAGATTGTTTTTATTGTGATTCCCCAAACACATCCTGTACTTTTCCAGCTCAAGGTCTTTCTGATTCCATTCTCTTTTTCATAGTCATCCTTTACATCTGAATTTGTCATATCCCACACACTGTCTAAAGTCATCTCAAATGGCACTCTTCCATGAAGTCTCCCCTGATTGATCACTCAAATATGAATACTCATTCTTTGGGGTTCCCTTCAACAATTAGTTTTCTTAGGACCCTCAGGAGAGTTCTTGTGGTCCTGGTCCTCTCCCCATGCCAGAGGGTAAGGCCCTTGGGGCCAAACTGGCAGCTTTATTGGATTTGCTTCATTTAGCAGCACAGACATTGAAACTGACTTCAGAATTCTCAacagtactttttctttttggttttgtttttgatatggGGGTCTTGACTGTGTTActcaggctggccccaaactccaGGGGTCAAGTggtccttcctcctgcctcagcctcctgaatagcaaggactacaggtatgtgccaccacactctgCTTTAGTGGTAGTTTTAACAGAGCTCCTGCCACAGGTGAATactcaaaaaatgttaaattccATGTTCACGAGTGGTCTCTAAGGCAGTATGGAAATGTGTCCATAGTGTGTTGACTAATTATCACTTCTACAATATTTGAATAATGTCTCACAATTCAAGAAGTTCTTCACATAAATTTTGTTATTCGACCCATACTACTGGGGGGAAATGTGGGCGGTTGCTAACCTCTTGCCTTTGTATTTTGTGGTTCTCTGCACCAGCCTATATGTGAATATTTCTGTATACTGTATACACCTAAGAGTAATTTTGTTGTCTCTGTGCAGTCTTTACTTTGTGTTGTGTCACGTGCATATAGCATGGGAATGTGTAATGTACTTGTGGGTTTTCATGTGTGCTAAGATAGGCAGGGCTATGTCTGTTTGTGCTTTCTTCTGTTTGtatgtgttttcttatttttaaaaaattgtctttttggtactgggggttgacaCCAGGAGCACTTTAACACAGCTACAACCCCAAacccttatttacttatttacatacttatttagaggcagggtcttgctaagttgcttagggctctactaagttgcccaagcaAGCGTGGAACTTGTGGTTCTCCACACAGGGATTATACAGGCATGTACCGTTATGTCCTAGGGAGCCAGGAGTGTGTGCTATCCACGTGCCCttggtgtgtgaatgtgtgttcTAACTGCGGTTCCTTGACCTTGAAGGGTCAGTATTGTTGCATAATGGCCATATCTCTTTTTCTAAGACCCCCAGCCTCCCCACGTTGGTGGCTGAATCATCTTCTAAACCGTAGTGGGCCATGTTCCAGCTGCCACCATGCCTCGACATGTGTCTGCCCCCTGGGATTTCACCCACCAGCATTCACGACTCGCACGCACAGCGTGCACTCGGGCAACTAGAGATGCACAGTCCAAGTCTCCACCCACTCCCTTTGCTTAACTGTTGGAATTTCCAGCCGGGCTCCAGCCAAATGCTCCCCTGCTGCGAGAGGAGGAGTTACAAGAACCCGCCCAATTCTCTGGTGTACTTAAACAGCTCTGCCTGGCGGTAGGTCAGCTCTTAGCTAAACTCTCCTCAGCACAGATGTGTCACTCTCGAAGCTCGCTCCCCACCATGACCGGCCTGAGGGCCCCATCGTCCCCCGCCCCCTCCACCGGCCCGGGACTCCGGCGGGGCTCCGGCCCTGAGATCTTCACCTTCGATCCTCTCCCGGAGAGGACGGTAGCCTCGGCCACACGCCTTGGCGCCTCTCGCGGGCACCGTAAGCGCAGCCGCAGGGTCCTTTATCCTCGAGTGGTGAGTGTCTCGAAAGTGGGGCGGCCGGGGGACACGCCGCCCATGTTCCCTGGGGAACGACTGGACTCCGAGACCTTGACCTgatctgtccattttttttttttttttttttttttttgtctcttctaagGTCCGGCGTCAATTGCCAGCCGAGGAACCTAACCTTGCCAAAAGGTTCCTCTTTATTCTTCTCGCCATCATCTTCTGCCAGATCCTAATGGCTGAAGAGGGTGTGTCGGCACCCCTGACGCCGGAGGACGTCCCCAGCTCCGCGTCCCCTGTGCCCATCCCGGCTCCCCCAGTCCTCGAGCACCTGAATCTAACTTCGGACCCCTCGGACTACTATCTGGACGTAAGCACCTTTCTCCAGCAACACCCAGCTGCCTTCTAACAAAGAACCTGAAAAACCCAAGAAACACCAGGCGTATCTGGTGCCCGAGAGTGTATCCCAAACTGGGACTTTCAAGACAACTAGAACTCAGAACACTACAGCCAAGACCAGGCCGACCGGTGCTTGGGGCGAGACCGAGACAGACACGTCCAGGCTAAGCCCAGAGGGGAAGGAGAGCGGCGTTAATTTATTTGTCACTACgcctaattaatatttatatgtatttatgtatgtccTCCTAGGTGATGGAGGGatgtatgtaatatttattttaacttatgcAAGGGTGCAAGATATGCTTCCCCTGCTGTAAATGCAGATCTTTTGGTATTTATTGAGCCTTGTGAGATTGGTGGAGGGAGGGCTCCTAGAACTGAGGCAGAGTGGGAAAAGGTAGTGGAAGGGATGGGTGGGATGACGCCCGAACTGGGAATCGGGCATGGTGGTGGGTCTTAGGTTTAGAGGGTGATACTCCGTTCTCCAGCACCTCAACTCTACCGGTCTATTGTCTGAGATTTAGGCAGACCGTTGGGAATAAAGTCCATGGCCTTCAATCTCGGAAGTTTCCCCTTAGGGACAGCGGGGTTGGACGTCTATGGGCCGTCAGGAGGCGGCAGCCGGAGGTCGCCCAGTATGTTCTGTGAACAAAATAAACTTGATTTACTGAAAGCAGTCCTCCGAGTGTATCTTTGTCCGCGGCGAGTCCCCATTACCCATCTTCACGCCCCAATG
Above is a genomic segment from Urocitellus parryii isolate mUroPar1 chromosome 8, mUroPar1.hap1, whole genome shotgun sequence containing:
- the Ier3 gene encoding radiation-inducible immediate-early gene IEX-1 translates to MCHSRSSLPTMTGLRAPSSPAPSTGPGLRRGSGPEIFTFDPLPERTVASATRLGASRGHRKRSRRVLYPRVVRRQLPAEEPNLAKRFLFILLAIIFCQILMAEEGVSAPLTPEDVPSSASPVPIPAPPVLEHLNLTSDPSDYYLDVSTFLQQHPAAF